In one Tepidisphaeraceae bacterium genomic region, the following are encoded:
- a CDS encoding NAD(P)-dependent oxidoreductase — protein MKVVVTGSAGLLGSRVTAALMVDGHDVVATDVRAPDGEAAATTRVIDLCQIEAVRELVTGADVVCHLGNLPSTVPSGRSKGYINNTAANYNVYLAATEAGVRRIVYASSVQAYGCFGFTSAPGDGNFTPPRYLPLDEDHPLQPADAYPLSKATGEWIAASFCRAIPDLTAWSLRFTGIRVPQPPRPPHFGPRNKHGVSPRLMLGGMCTWVHMDDAIRATVLACAADRPGHTPLNIVAQTSRPAWTPEALAALYGSVPEFRRPVLPEQSLVSGDRAEQLLGFRAAHDEPTMEPAQPTVGG, from the coding sequence ATGAAAGTTGTCGTGACGGGCAGTGCGGGCCTTTTGGGATCGCGCGTGACAGCGGCGTTGATGGTGGACGGACATGACGTGGTCGCGACGGACGTTCGCGCCCCAGACGGTGAAGCCGCCGCCACGACGCGGGTGATCGACCTTTGCCAGATCGAGGCCGTCCGCGAGCTGGTGACCGGCGCCGACGTCGTCTGCCACTTGGGCAACCTGCCCAGCACGGTCCCGAGCGGGCGGTCGAAGGGGTACATCAACAACACGGCAGCCAACTACAACGTCTACCTGGCGGCGACGGAGGCGGGCGTTCGGCGAATCGTGTACGCGTCGAGCGTGCAGGCGTATGGGTGCTTCGGTTTTACCTCGGCCCCGGGTGACGGCAACTTCACGCCCCCGCGTTATCTGCCGCTAGACGAGGACCACCCCCTTCAGCCCGCCGACGCCTACCCGCTGAGCAAGGCCACCGGCGAGTGGATCGCCGCCAGCTTTTGCCGGGCCATTCCGGATCTAACCGCCTGGTCGCTGCGCTTCACCGGCATCCGAGTCCCCCAGCCACCACGGCCTCCCCACTTCGGCCCGCGCAATAAGCACGGGGTGTCGCCGCGATTAATGCTGGGCGGGATGTGCACGTGGGTCCACATGGACGACGCCATCCGCGCCACCGTCCTGGCCTGCGCCGCCGACCGTCCCGGGCACACGCCGTTGAACATCGTCGCGCAGACGAGCCGCCCGGCATGGACGCCCGAAGCGCTGGCCGCGCTCTATGGGTCCGTACCCGAGTTCCGGCGTCCCGTACTGCCCGAGCAATCGCTGGTTAGCGGCGATCGGGCCGAACAGCTGCTGGGCTTTCGCGCCGCACATGATGAGCCGACGATGGAGCCAGCCCAGCCCACGGTTGGTGGCTAA